A window from Solanum stenotomum isolate F172 chromosome 5, ASM1918654v1, whole genome shotgun sequence encodes these proteins:
- the LOC125865413 gene encoding uncharacterized protein LOC125865413, giving the protein MEITNQKIQNTFSLSLFLSLSSFPSFMAFLQYYHQFQLILLIFFLLFISLSHSSTMSIHDLLKSKGLPYGLLPKEVKSYNYSSTNGLLEVYLDGPCLTKFDTIAFYESYLKANLTYGSLNGVQGLLQEELFVWLPVKGIIVDDLNSGIILFDIGLAHKQLSLSLFEDPPHCNPNGILKKKTETGQRFEARR; this is encoded by the exons ATGGAG ATAACAaaccaaaaaatacaaaacactttctctctctctctctttctttctctctcatCATTTCCATCATTCATGGCTTTTCTTCAATATTATCATCAATTTCAACTTATTTTactcattttcttcttgttgttcaTCTCTTTATCACATTCTTCAACTATGTCCATTCATGATCTTCTAAAATCCAAAGGCTTACCATATGGTCTTCTTCCAAAAGAAGTAAAATCTTATAATTACTCATCAACTAATGGGCTTCTTGAAGTTTATTTAGATGGGCCTTGTTTGACTAAGTTTGATACAATAGCCTTTTATGAGAGTTATTTAAAAGCTAATCTTACTTATGGTAGCCTTAATGGTGTTCAAGGACTTTTACAAGAAGAATTATTTGTGTGGCTACCTGTTAAAGGAATTATTGTTGATGATCTTAATTCTGGGATTATACTTTTTGATATTGGATTAGCTCATAAACAACTTTCACTTTCACTTTTTGAAGATCCACCACATTGTAATCCAAATG GAATTCTGAAAAAGAAAACTGAAACAGGACAGAGATTTGAAGCACGAAGATAG
- the LOC125865772 gene encoding gluconokinase-like isoform X5 — protein sequence MASDYKGKAIVLMGVSGAGKSTIGEMLGRAVHGRFLDADDYHSESNKEKMKNGLPLSEEDRVPWLEALRNSLRRGLVDNETLVLACSALQKRYREILRSADPNYEPGSYASIVKFVLLDVGDEVLAARLVKRAAEGKHFMPANLLQTQLDLLQIDEAEGILKVDATMDPDTILKTIQTYVI from the exons ATGGCATCTGACTACAAAG GAAAAGCTATTGTACTTATGGGTGTCAGCGGAGCTGGAAAATC AACAATTGGTGAGATGCTTGGAAGAGCTGTTCATGGCCGCTTTCTTGATGCGGATGATTATCACTCAGAGTCTAACAAAG agaagatgaagaatggGTTACCTCTTTCCGAGGAAGATCGTGTTCCATGGCTTGAAGCATTGAGGAATTCGCTGCGAAGAGGTTTAGTTGACAATGAAACACTGGTTCTTGCTTGCTCAGCTCTGCAAAAGCGGTACAGGGAAATCCTTAGATCTGCAGACCCAAATTATGAACCAGGTTCTTATGCAAGTATTGTTAAATTCGTGTTGTTGGATGTTGGGGATGAAGTGCTTGCCGCTCGGCTGGTCAAGAGAGCAGCTGAGGGAAAGCATTTCATGCCTGCAAATCTCTTGCAGACCCAACTGGATTTACTTCAGATTGATGAAGCAGAAGGGATACTTAAGGTTGATGCTACTATGGATCCTGACACCATATTGAAAACCATACAAACTTATGTCATCTGA
- the LOC125865772 gene encoding gluconokinase-like isoform X1: MDVMMKLFPLACNVLPHRKSYCTYGCQRSWKIVRTIGEMLGRAVHGRFLDADDYHSESNKEKMKNGLPLSEEDRVPWLEALRNSLRRGLVDNETLVLACSALQKRYREILRSADPNYEPGSYASIVKFVLLDVGDEVLAARLVKRAAEGKHFMPANLLQTQLDLLQIDEAEGILKVDATMDPDTILKTIQTYVI; this comes from the exons ATGGATGTTATGATGAAACTTTTTCCTCTTGCATGTAATGTCTTACCTCACAGGAAAAGCTATTGTACTTATGGGTGTCAGCGGAGCTGGAAAATCGTAAG AACAATTGGTGAGATGCTTGGAAGAGCTGTTCATGGCCGCTTTCTTGATGCGGATGATTATCACTCAGAGTCTAACAAAG agaagatgaagaatggGTTACCTCTTTCCGAGGAAGATCGTGTTCCATGGCTTGAAGCATTGAGGAATTCGCTGCGAAGAGGTTTAGTTGACAATGAAACACTGGTTCTTGCTTGCTCAGCTCTGCAAAAGCGGTACAGGGAAATCCTTAGATCTGCAGACCCAAATTATGAACCAGGTTCTTATGCAAGTATTGTTAAATTCGTGTTGTTGGATGTTGGGGATGAAGTGCTTGCCGCTCGGCTGGTCAAGAGAGCAGCTGAGGGAAAGCATTTCATGCCTGCAAATCTCTTGCAGACCCAACTGGATTTACTTCAGATTGATGAAGCAGAAGGGATACTTAAG
- the LOC125865772 gene encoding gluconokinase-like isoform X3 → MDVMMKLFPLACNVLPHRKSYCTYGCQRSWKIVRTIGEMLGRAVHGRFLDADDYHSESNKEKMKNGLPLSEEDRVPWLEALRNSLRRGLVDNETLVLACSALQKRYREILRSADPNYEPGSYASIVKFVLLDVGDEVLAARLVKRAAEGKHFMPANLLQTQLDLLQIDEAEGILKEPSLDTWD, encoded by the exons ATGGATGTTATGATGAAACTTTTTCCTCTTGCATGTAATGTCTTACCTCACAGGAAAAGCTATTGTACTTATGGGTGTCAGCGGAGCTGGAAAATCGTAAG AACAATTGGTGAGATGCTTGGAAGAGCTGTTCATGGCCGCTTTCTTGATGCGGATGATTATCACTCAGAGTCTAACAAAG agaagatgaagaatggGTTACCTCTTTCCGAGGAAGATCGTGTTCCATGGCTTGAAGCATTGAGGAATTCGCTGCGAAGAGGTTTAGTTGACAATGAAACACTGGTTCTTGCTTGCTCAGCTCTGCAAAAGCGGTACAGGGAAATCCTTAGATCTGCAGACCCAAATTATGAACCAGGTTCTTATGCAAGTATTGTTAAATTCGTGTTGTTGGATGTTGGGGATGAAGTGCTTGCCGCTCGGCTGGTCAAGAGAGCAGCTGAGGGAAAGCATTTCATGCCTGCAAATCTCTTGCAGACCCAACTGGATTTACTTCAGATTGATGAAGCAGAAGGGATACTTAAG GAACCCAGTTTGGACACGTGGGACTGA
- the LOC125865772 gene encoding gluconokinase-like isoform X4 — MLGRAVHGRFLDADDYHSESNKEKMKNGLPLSEEDRVPWLEALRNSLRRGLVDNETLVLACSALQKRYREILRSADPNYEPGSYASIVKFVLLDVGDEVLAARLVKRAAEGKHFMPANLLQTQLDLLQIDEAEGILKVDATMDPDTILKTIQTYVI, encoded by the exons ATGCTTGGAAGAGCTGTTCATGGCCGCTTTCTTGATGCGGATGATTATCACTCAGAGTCTAACAAAG agaagatgaagaatggGTTACCTCTTTCCGAGGAAGATCGTGTTCCATGGCTTGAAGCATTGAGGAATTCGCTGCGAAGAGGTTTAGTTGACAATGAAACACTGGTTCTTGCTTGCTCAGCTCTGCAAAAGCGGTACAGGGAAATCCTTAGATCTGCAGACCCAAATTATGAACCAGGTTCTTATGCAAGTATTGTTAAATTCGTGTTGTTGGATGTTGGGGATGAAGTGCTTGCCGCTCGGCTGGTCAAGAGAGCAGCTGAGGGAAAGCATTTCATGCCTGCAAATCTCTTGCAGACCCAACTGGATTTACTTCAGATTGATGAAGCAGAAGGGATACTTAAGGTTGATGCTACTATGGATCCTGACACCATATTGAAAACCATACAAACTTATGTCATCTGA
- the LOC125865768 gene encoding indole-3-acetic acid-amido synthetase GH3.6-like has translation MERIIPEVPNSWKKATDCSIAELNKKCLQFIEEVTTNVDEVQRRVLAEILSRNANIEYLQRHDLNGHTDRETFKKVMPVITYEDIQSDINRIANGDKSLILCSQPISGFLTSSGTSGGERKLMPTIQEELGKRFQQRSLAMSVISQFVPDLEKGKGMYFLSIKSEAKTPGGLPARPVLTSIYKSPYFHDRHRNPYTNYTSPAETILCPDSYQSMYSQMLCGLCQHKEVLRVGSYFASSFVRAIRFLEKHWSLLCKDIRMGTINTQITDQSVRESVMKILKPDPELADFIEAECSKDSWQGIIARLWTNTKYVDVVVTGSMSQYIPTLDYYSNGLPLVSPMYGSSECPFAINLNPFCKPSKISYTFIPTMCYFEFAPIHRDNGVINSTSMSKSRNEKEQNQLVDLVDVQIGQEYELVVTTYSGLYRYRVGDVLRVAGYKNNAPQFYFVCRENVILSIDSDKTDEAELQNAVKYAVHNLIPFDANVAEYTSYADTATIPGHYVLFWEINVHGSTQIPPSVFEDCCLTIEESLNSVYRQGRASDKSIGPLEIRIVEIGTFDKLMDYCVNLGASLDQYKTPRCVKFAPLVELLNSRVISRHFSPTCPNWVPGNKQWNNMN, from the exons ATGGAAAGAATTATACCTGAGGTACCAAACAGCTGGAAGAAGGCCACTGATTGTAGTATCGCGGAGTTAAACAAGAAGTGTCTTCAGTTCATTGAAGAGGTCACGACCAACGTTGATGAGGTCCAAAGGAGAGTCCTTGCAGAAATCCTCTCCAGAAATGCCAACATTGAGTACTTGCAACGCCATGATCTCAATGGTCACACCGATAGAGAGACATTCAAGAAAGTCATGCCCGTCATCACCTACGAAGATATTCAGTCTGATATCAACCGAATAGCCAATGGTGATAAATCTCTAATCCTCTGCTCCCAACCCATCTCTGGATTCTTGACAAG TTCTGGGACGTCCGGAGGGGAGAGAAAACTTATGCCAACAATTCAAGAAGAACTTGGGAAGAGATTTCAGCAACGCAGCCTTGCGATGTCTGTGATAAGCCAATTTGTTCCAGATTTGGAGAAGGGCAAAGGAATGTATTTCTTGTCCATAAAGTCTGAAGCCAAGACCCCAGGAGGATTACCAGCTCGTCCAGTTTTAACAAGTATTTACAAGAGTCCTTATTTCCACGACAGGCATCGTAACCCTTATACAAACTACACTAGTCCCGCTGAAACCATTCTCTGCCCAGACTCTTACCAAAGCATGTACTCCCAAATGCTATGTGGCCTCTGCCAGCACAAAGAAGTACTCAGGGTTGGCTCATACTTTGCATCCAGCTTTGTCCGTGCCATCCGATTCCTAGAAAAACACTGGTCTCTACTTTGTAAAGATATTCGGATGGGAACCATTAACACTCAAATTACAGATCAGTCAGTGAGAGAGTCAGTGATGAAAATCCTCAAACCTGACCCAGAGTTAGCTGATTTCATCGAAGCTGAATGCAGTAAGGATTCATGGCAAGGGATCATAGCTAGGTTGTGGACCAATACCAAGTATGTGGATGTTGTTGTAACCGGAAGCATGTCACAGTATATACCTACCCTTGACTACTACAGCAATGGCCTCCCTCTTGTCTCTCCCATGTATGGTTCCTCGGAATGCCCCTTTGCAATCAACCTGAACCCGTTTTGTAAGCCCAGCAAAATCTCTTACACCTTTATTCCCACCATGTGTTACTTTGAGTTTGCACCAATTCACAGAGATAATGGAGTAATCAATTCTACCTCCATGTCCAAGTCGCGTAATGAGAAAGAACAAAATCAATTAGTCGATTTGGTTGACGTCCAGATTGGACAGGAGTACGAGCTTGTTGTTACCACATATTCAG GACTTTATAGATACAGGGTGGGTGATGTGCTTCGAGTTGCTGGATACAAGAACAATGCACCTCAATTCTACTTTGTATGTCGGGAAAATGTAATCTTGAGCATTGATTCCGACAAGACTGATGAAGCTGAGCTACAAAATGCAGTGAAATATGCAGTGCACAATCTGATACCATTTGATGCAAATGTAGCCGAGTACACCAGCTATGCCGATACCGCCACCATTCCAGGCCACTATGTCCTATTCTGGGAGATCAATGTGCATGGCTCTACCCAAATTCCTCCTTCTGTCTTTGAAGATTGTTGCCTCACCATTGAAGAATCTCTAAATAGCGTCTACCGCCAGGGGCGTGCCTCTGACAAATCCATTGGGCCTCTGGAAATCAGGATAGTGGAAATTGGGACTTTTGACAAGCTCATGGATTACTGTGTTAACTTAGGTGCTTCCCTTGACCAATACAAGACACCCCGATGTGTGAAATTTGCACCCCTTGTTGAGCTATTGAATTCGAGAGTCATATCCAGACACTTCAGTCCCACGTGTCCAAACTGGGTTCCTGGTAACAAGCAATGGAACAACATGAATTGA